A single window of Streptomyces xanthii DNA harbors:
- the polA gene encoding DNA polymerase I — protein MLMDGHSLAYRAFFALPAENFTTATGQPTNAIYGFASMLANTLRDEAPTHFAVAFDVSRKTWRSEEFTEYKANRSKTPDEFKGQVELIGELLDAMHTPRFAVDGFEADDVIATLATQAEAEGFEVLIVTGDRDSFQLVSDHVTVLYPTKGVSELTRFTPEKVQEKYGLSPSQYPDFAALRGDPSDNLPGIPGVGEKTAAKWINQFGSFAELVERVDEVKGKAGANLREHLDAVKLNRRLTEMVRDVELPKTVGDLAREAYDRKTVTMILDTLEIRNPSLRERLFAVDPGAEEAEETPAEPGVELDGTVLATGEVAPWLAEHGNAVLGLASVDSWSLGTGTVTEIALAAAGGEAAWFDPSTLDEADEQAFAAWLRDAAKPKVLHNAKGAMRVFAEHGWRVEGVTMDTALAAYLVKPGRRSFALDALSLEYLGRELAPAPADGQLAFGTDEDEQAEADALMIKARAILDLGEAFGERLKEVGAAELLADIELPTSALLARMERHGIAADRAHLESMEQMFAGAVQQAVKEAHASVGHEFNLGSPKQLQEVFFGELDLPKTKKTKTGYTTDADALAWLATQTDHELPVIMLRHREQAKLRVTVEGLIKTIAADGRIHTTFNQTVAATGRLSSTDPNLQNIPVRTDEGRAIRRGFVVGEGFESLMTADYSQIELRVMAHLSEDEGLLEAFNSGEDLHNTVASQVFDVAPTAVDAEMRRKIKAMSYGLAYGLSAFGLSQQLNIEAGEARALMDTYFERFGGVRDYLRRVVDEARATGYTETMLGRRRYLPDLNSDNRQRREMAERMALNAPIQGTAADIVKIAMLNVDKALTEAKLTSRMLLQVHDEIVLEIAPGEAEAAEELVRREMAAAVHLRAPLDVSVGLGPDWESAAH, from the coding sequence GGCGTTCGACGTGTCCCGCAAGACGTGGCGCTCCGAGGAGTTCACCGAGTACAAGGCGAACCGGTCGAAGACCCCGGACGAGTTCAAGGGCCAGGTCGAGCTGATCGGAGAGCTGCTCGACGCGATGCACACGCCGCGCTTCGCGGTCGACGGCTTCGAGGCCGACGACGTGATCGCCACGCTCGCCACGCAGGCCGAGGCCGAGGGCTTCGAGGTCCTCATCGTCACCGGCGACCGTGACTCGTTCCAGCTGGTCTCGGACCATGTGACCGTCCTGTACCCGACGAAGGGCGTCTCCGAGCTGACCCGGTTCACGCCGGAGAAGGTCCAGGAGAAGTACGGTCTGTCGCCGTCCCAGTACCCGGACTTCGCGGCGCTGCGCGGCGACCCGTCGGACAACCTGCCGGGCATCCCGGGCGTCGGCGAGAAGACGGCGGCGAAGTGGATCAACCAGTTCGGATCCTTCGCCGAGCTGGTCGAGCGCGTCGACGAGGTCAAGGGCAAGGCGGGCGCCAATCTCCGCGAGCACCTCGACGCGGTGAAGCTGAACCGGCGGCTGACCGAGATGGTCCGTGACGTCGAGCTGCCCAAGACGGTCGGTGACCTGGCCCGCGAGGCTTACGACCGCAAGACGGTCACGATGATCCTGGACACCCTGGAGATCCGGAACCCGTCGCTGCGCGAGCGTCTGTTCGCCGTCGACCCGGGCGCCGAGGAGGCCGAGGAGACCCCGGCCGAGCCCGGCGTCGAGCTGGACGGCACGGTCCTCGCCACCGGCGAGGTGGCGCCCTGGCTCGCCGAGCACGGGAACGCGGTCCTGGGTCTGGCCAGCGTCGACAGCTGGTCCCTCGGCACCGGCACGGTCACCGAGATCGCGCTCGCCGCCGCCGGGGGAGAGGCCGCCTGGTTCGACCCGTCGACGCTCGACGAGGCCGACGAGCAGGCCTTCGCCGCCTGGCTCCGCGACGCGGCGAAGCCGAAGGTCCTGCACAACGCCAAGGGCGCCATGCGGGTCTTCGCCGAGCACGGCTGGCGGGTCGAGGGCGTCACCATGGACACGGCGCTCGCCGCGTACCTCGTCAAGCCCGGCCGCCGCTCCTTCGCGCTGGACGCGCTGTCCCTGGAGTACCTGGGCCGCGAGCTGGCCCCCGCCCCCGCCGACGGGCAGCTCGCCTTCGGCACGGACGAGGACGAGCAGGCCGAGGCCGACGCGCTGATGATCAAGGCCCGCGCGATCCTCGACCTCGGCGAGGCGTTCGGCGAGCGCCTCAAGGAGGTCGGCGCGGCCGAGCTGCTCGCCGACATCGAGCTGCCCACCTCCGCGCTGCTCGCGCGCATGGAGCGGCACGGCATCGCCGCGGACCGCGCGCACCTCGAGTCGATGGAGCAGATGTTCGCGGGCGCGGTGCAGCAGGCCGTGAAGGAGGCGCACGCCTCCGTCGGCCACGAGTTCAACCTCGGCTCGCCCAAGCAGCTCCAGGAAGTCTTCTTCGGCGAGCTCGACCTGCCGAAGACGAAGAAGACCAAGACCGGGTACACGACGGACGCCGACGCGCTCGCCTGGCTGGCCACGCAGACCGACCACGAGCTGCCCGTGATCATGCTGCGCCACCGTGAGCAGGCCAAGCTCCGCGTCACCGTCGAGGGCCTGATCAAGACGATCGCCGCTGACGGCCGCATCCACACCACCTTCAACCAGACGGTGGCCGCGACCGGCCGGCTGTCCTCCACGGACCCGAACCTGCAGAACATCCCGGTGCGCACCGACGAGGGCCGTGCCATCCGCCGCGGCTTCGTCGTCGGCGAGGGCTTCGAGTCCCTGATGACGGCCGACTACAGCCAGATCGAGCTGCGTGTCATGGCCCACCTCTCCGAGGACGAGGGCCTCCTGGAGGCCTTCAACTCCGGCGAGGACCTGCACAACACGGTCGCCTCCCAGGTCTTCGACGTGGCGCCCACCGCCGTCGACGCCGAGATGCGCCGCAAGATCAAGGCCATGTCGTACGGCCTCGCCTACGGCCTGTCCGCGTTCGGCCTCTCCCAGCAGCTGAACATCGAGGCGGGCGAGGCGCGCGCCCTGATGGACACGTACTTCGAGCGCTTCGGCGGGGTGCGCGACTATCTGCGCCGCGTCGTCGACGAGGCCCGTGCCACGGGCTACACGGAGACGATGCTCGGCCGGCGCCGCTACCTGCCGGATCTGAACTCGGACAACCGGCAGCGCCGCGAGATGGCCGAGCGCATGGCACTCAACGCGCCGATCCAGGGCACCGCCGCCGACATCGTCAAGATCGCGATGCTGAACGTGGACAAGGCGCTGACCGAGGCGAAGCTCACGTCCCGGATGCTGCTCCAGGTCCACGACGAAATCGTCCTGGAGATCGCGCCCGGCGAGGCCGAGGCGGCGGAGGAGCTGGTCCGCCGCGAGATGGCTGCCGCCGTCCACCTCCGGGCCCCGCTGGACGTCTCGGTGGGCCTCGGCCCGGACTGGGAGTCGGCGGCCCACTGA
- a CDS encoding DUF4184 family protein yields MPFTLSHAAAVLPLIRRDGSGRGPFVPSLLVAGSFAPDVTYFAASAVPGAMRFGEVTHSFPGVFTVDVPIALALVGLWRLVAGPLTGLLPARVRGRVRALAGNGPRWPASGRGPTLLRWYASAVLGALTHVVWDAFTHLDRWGMRILPVLGEKIAGSPLYWYAQYGGSALALGVIGLFLWRALRGAGPGAVPDDASRAAGRGQALVLIGGCAGLGAVLRVARWLAYVDESGLEWKPWEIIPTLCFGAGAGLVVGAVLFAAGQRFQQHRHSPVPTPPEARPDPLKTDSHD; encoded by the coding sequence GTGCCGTTCACTCTCAGCCATGCCGCGGCGGTGCTGCCGCTGATCCGGCGCGACGGTTCGGGTCGGGGTCCTTTCGTGCCGTCGCTGCTGGTCGCCGGGTCCTTCGCGCCGGACGTCACGTACTTCGCGGCGAGCGCGGTGCCGGGGGCGATGCGGTTCGGTGAGGTCACGCACTCCTTCCCCGGGGTGTTCACGGTGGACGTGCCGATCGCTCTCGCGCTGGTGGGGCTGTGGCGGCTGGTCGCCGGCCCGTTGACGGGGCTGCTGCCGGCGCGGGTACGGGGCCGGGTGCGGGCGCTGGCCGGAAACGGGCCCCGGTGGCCGGCCTCGGGCCGCGGTCCGACGCTGCTGCGGTGGTACGCATCGGCGGTGCTCGGGGCGCTGACGCACGTGGTGTGGGACGCGTTCACGCATCTGGACCGGTGGGGCATGCGGATCCTGCCGGTCCTGGGCGAGAAGATCGCCGGCTCGCCGCTCTACTGGTACGCGCAGTACGGGGGTTCGGCCCTGGCGCTCGGGGTGATCGGCCTGTTCCTGTGGCGGGCGCTGCGCGGTGCAGGCCCGGGTGCCGTACCGGACGACGCGTCCCGCGCCGCCGGGCGCGGGCAGGCGCTGGTCCTGATCGGCGGCTGCGCGGGCCTCGGCGCGGTGCTGCGGGTCGCACGCTGGCTGGCGTACGTGGACGAGTCGGGCCTGGAGTGGAAGCCCTGGGAGATCATCCCGACACTGTGCTTCGGCGCGGGGGCCGGCCTGGTGGTCGGCGCGGTCCTGTTCGCGGCAGGGCAGCGGTTCCAGCAACACAGGCACTCCCCCGTGCCGACCCCGCCCGAGGCCCGGCCGGACCCACTCAAGACCGACAGCCACGACTGA
- a CDS encoding lytic transglycosylase domain-containing protein, protein MAAVFGRRLRRGAVTAAVAAAAVAALSASQAPGVPSPQLDNGRSAADSSDEGQGPDGASGPDYYTDLPKLNSPTDDPTAAPGAGSPGDAEAGIPATVLDAYKKAEAELARTKPGCNVSWELLAAIGKVESGQARGGNVDANGTTIDAITGPPLNGKGFAHIKDTDGGLYDGDTVYDRAVGPMQFIPTTWAWAGRDGNGDGKKDPNNIYDAALATGHYLCRADRDLSDAGDLNQAILSYNHSSDYLATVLSWLEFYRKGAHQVPDGTGVLPRHPSTGGGTNPTPTTPGLPGTGGGKSPSSPKPDKPSTKPTDPPESPRPTDPTDPAGPTDPPTSTSPAETVTKLGVAGTGDLSAMAGDVFTAKASVRATNAQGRGVGSVQIRFAVVGDTDATFSGGATTAVATTNSSGVATAPAMKAGEKTGEFTVRATVVGRSLSGVDHKASVTARAADALARVGDKELSCVAGQEFADRVTVKATYKGAVADGVAATATLIKSADDATEADKGPYFKDADGKAIRTFKGLETADDGTLVLPKLYADDATGTFLLRVTTTGGATLTVELKVTAAPAGGASESPAASESPSPSASPSA, encoded by the coding sequence ATGGCGGCGGTATTCGGCAGGCGGCTGCGCAGGGGTGCGGTGACCGCAGCGGTCGCCGCCGCGGCGGTGGCGGCGCTCTCGGCGTCGCAGGCCCCGGGCGTGCCCTCTCCCCAGCTGGACAACGGCCGTTCGGCGGCCGACAGTTCCGACGAGGGGCAGGGCCCCGACGGAGCGTCCGGCCCGGACTACTACACCGACCTGCCGAAGCTGAACAGCCCGACCGACGACCCGACCGCCGCCCCCGGCGCGGGCTCCCCGGGCGACGCCGAAGCGGGCATACCGGCCACGGTCCTGGACGCGTACAAGAAGGCAGAGGCCGAACTCGCCCGCACCAAGCCCGGGTGCAACGTGTCGTGGGAGCTGCTCGCGGCGATCGGCAAGGTCGAGTCCGGCCAGGCGCGCGGCGGAAACGTGGACGCGAACGGCACCACGATCGACGCCATCACCGGCCCGCCCCTCAACGGCAAGGGCTTCGCCCACATCAAGGACACCGACGGCGGCCTCTACGACGGCGACACGGTGTACGACCGGGCCGTGGGCCCCATGCAGTTCATCCCGACGACCTGGGCCTGGGCCGGCCGCGACGGCAACGGGGACGGCAAGAAGGACCCCAACAACATCTACGACGCGGCGCTCGCCACCGGCCACTACCTGTGCCGCGCCGACCGCGACCTGTCCGACGCGGGCGACCTGAACCAGGCGATCCTCAGCTACAACCACTCCTCGGACTACCTGGCCACCGTCCTGTCCTGGCTGGAGTTCTACCGCAAGGGCGCGCACCAGGTCCCCGACGGCACCGGCGTCCTGCCGCGCCATCCGAGCACCGGCGGCGGCACGAACCCGACGCCCACCACGCCCGGCCTGCCCGGCACGGGCGGTGGCAAGAGCCCGTCCTCGCCGAAGCCGGACAAGCCCTCGACGAAGCCCACGGACCCGCCCGAGTCGCCGAGGCCCACCGATCCCACGGACCCCGCCGGCCCCACGGACCCGCCGACGAGCACCAGCCCCGCCGAGACGGTCACCAAGCTCGGCGTCGCCGGCACGGGCGACCTCAGCGCCATGGCGGGCGACGTGTTCACCGCGAAGGCCTCGGTGCGCGCCACGAACGCGCAGGGCCGGGGCGTCGGCAGCGTGCAGATCCGCTTCGCGGTCGTCGGCGACACCGACGCCACGTTCTCCGGCGGCGCCACCACCGCCGTGGCGACGACGAACAGTTCGGGCGTGGCCACCGCGCCCGCCATGAAGGCCGGTGAGAAGACGGGCGAGTTCACCGTCCGCGCCACCGTCGTCGGCCGTTCCCTGTCCGGCGTCGACCACAAGGCGAGCGTCACCGCGCGCGCCGCCGACGCGCTGGCCCGGGTCGGCGACAAGGAGCTCAGCTGCGTCGCGGGCCAGGAGTTCGCCGACCGCGTCACGGTGAAGGCGACCTACAAGGGCGCTGTGGCCGACGGCGTCGCCGCCACCGCCACGCTGATCAAGTCCGCGGACGACGCGACCGAGGCCGACAAGGGCCCCTACTTCAAGGACGCCGACGGCAAGGCGATCCGTACGTTCAAGGGGCTCGAGACCGCCGACGACGGCACGCTCGTGCTGCCGAAGCTGTACGCGGACGACGCGACCGGCACGTTCCTGCTGCGCGTCACCACGACGGGCGGCGCGACGCTCACCGTCGAGCTGAAGGTGACGGCCGCTCCGGCCGGCGGCGCCTCGGAGAGCCCCGCGGCCTCCGAGTCCCCGTCGCCCTCCGCGAGCCCGTCCGCGTAG
- a CDS encoding SPW_0924 family protein, with product MRALIAAAIGLAAALALVLTITAIGAPAGKTSPKPLLTTVPKHV from the coding sequence ATGCGCGCCCTCATCGCGGCCGCGATCGGACTGGCCGCGGCCCTCGCCCTCGTGCTCACGATCACGGCGATCGGCGCCCCGGCGGGCAAGACCTCGCCGAAACCCCTGCTCACCACCGTCCCCAAGCACGTCTGA
- a CDS encoding DUF3068 domain-containing protein, translating to MRRKASLILLAFAVFFTAMSPLMRWYAFPRLAKIPPSQYQNVVLEAKNPTLLDYGTMQAKKVSKVSIVQTLKGDVEKAKRISDSAGRDVVVWDALSYVVGPDGKMVSKIPERYIFDAHSSEPVHATGEMVDGDPVRRDGIEFKWPFLTEKRDYEYFDAQARITRPIHYKGTTTFRGIKVYYFEQTIPWMKVPLPRTMPVPGITPESVAKTGTTRWYTTTRKFWVEPTTGAPVYGEEIMENELRGGTLLGGRDKVTVFKGHVKMREDSIQATVDLVSSNRVLVLLLTSYLPWGFLGLGVLLLALSLWLEARSRRPGDPEGTAVPHPEPVSA from the coding sequence ATGCGCCGCAAGGCAAGCCTGATCCTGCTCGCCTTCGCCGTGTTCTTCACGGCGATGTCCCCGCTCATGCGCTGGTACGCGTTCCCGCGCCTGGCGAAGATCCCGCCCAGCCAGTACCAGAACGTCGTCCTGGAGGCCAAGAACCCCACGCTGCTCGACTACGGCACCATGCAGGCCAAGAAGGTCTCCAAGGTCAGCATCGTGCAGACCCTCAAGGGCGACGTCGAGAAGGCGAAACGGATCAGCGACAGCGCCGGCCGCGACGTCGTCGTCTGGGACGCCCTGTCCTACGTCGTCGGACCCGACGGCAAGATGGTCTCCAAGATCCCCGAGCGCTACATCTTCGACGCCCACAGCTCCGAACCCGTCCACGCCACCGGCGAGATGGTCGACGGCGACCCGGTCCGGCGCGACGGCATCGAGTTCAAGTGGCCCTTCCTCACCGAGAAGCGCGACTACGAGTACTTCGACGCGCAGGCCCGCATCACCCGCCCCATCCACTACAAGGGCACCACGACCTTCCGCGGCATCAAGGTCTACTACTTCGAGCAGACCATCCCCTGGATGAAGGTCCCGCTGCCCAGGACGATGCCGGTCCCGGGCATCACGCCCGAGTCCGTCGCCAAGACCGGCACCACCCGCTGGTACACGACCACGCGCAAGTTCTGGGTCGAACCCACCACCGGCGCACCGGTCTACGGCGAGGAGATCATGGAGAACGAGCTGCGCGGCGGCACCCTGCTCGGCGGCCGCGACAAGGTCACCGTGTTCAAGGGGCACGTCAAGATGCGCGAGGACTCCATCCAGGCCACCGTCGACCTGGTCAGCTCCAACCGCGTCCTGGTCCTCCTGCTGACCTCGTACCTGCCCTGGGGCTTCCTCGGCCTCGGCGTGCTGCTGCTCGCCCTGTCCCTGTGGCTGGAGGCCCGCAGCCGGCGCCCCGGGGACCCGGAGGGCACCGCCGTGCCGCACCCCGAACCGGTCAGCGCCTGA
- the hrpB gene encoding ATP-dependent helicase HrpB: MIRDAALEALPVRSALPALRSALDAGGVAVLVAPPGTGKTTLVPLFLAGLLGGDGPVRRVVVAEPRRIAARAAARRMAWLLGERVGERVGFTVRGERAVGPRTVVEVVTTGVLVQRLQRDQELAGVDVVLLDEVHERHLDADTVAAFLWDVRETLRPELELVAASATTDAEGWSALLGGAPVVTAEGASFPVETVWAPPARPVRPPHGMRVDPALLTHVASVVRRALAERSGDVLCFLPGVGEIARVAGLLGALGDVEVLQVHGRAPAAVQDAVLSPGGRRRVVLATAVAESSLTVPGVRVVVDAGLAREPRVDHARGLSALTTVRASRASGTQRAGRAGREAPGFVYRCWDEAEDARLSRFPSPEIKVADLTAFALQAACWGSPDASGLALLDAPPAGAMAAAREVLTAVGAVEPDSGRVTDRGRRLSRLGLHPRLGRALLDAAPVVTARRAAEAVALLSEEPPREYGDDLAGALRAARRGGDAYAGRWRQEVRRLSSLAGDSAPEGTGGGPAPARGQAGDEYVVGVVAALAFPERIARKDKGSWLMVSGTRAEAGDGSALRDAAWVAVAVADRPVGAGHARVRLGAVVDEDVARWAAGSLYGEGDEVAWAGGELVARHVERLGAVELAVRPIRDPAPGLVREGLLEGLRREGVGLLRWDREARGLRERLAFLRHQLGDPWPDVSDAALLARADEWLEPELGAARRRADLGRIDAGRALTRLLPWAGGEAARLDELAPERLEVPSGSRIRVDYGDPERPVLAVKLQEMFGLQETPRLAGVPVLVHLLSPAGRPAAVTADLASFWREGYRAVRADLRGRYPKHPWPEDPAAAEATRYTNARLRR, encoded by the coding sequence GTGATCCGTGACGCGGCCCTGGAGGCCCTCCCCGTCCGTTCCGCGCTGCCCGCGCTGCGTTCCGCGCTCGACGCGGGCGGGGTCGCGGTGCTCGTCGCCCCGCCGGGCACCGGCAAGACGACGCTGGTGCCGCTGTTCCTGGCCGGGCTGCTCGGCGGGGACGGGCCGGTGCGCCGGGTCGTGGTCGCCGAGCCGCGCCGGATCGCGGCGCGGGCGGCGGCGCGGCGGATGGCGTGGCTGCTGGGCGAGCGGGTCGGCGAGCGGGTCGGGTTCACGGTGCGCGGCGAGCGGGCCGTCGGGCCGCGCACCGTCGTGGAGGTCGTGACCACGGGTGTCCTGGTGCAGCGGCTCCAGCGCGACCAGGAGCTGGCCGGGGTCGACGTGGTCCTGCTCGACGAGGTGCACGAGCGGCATCTGGACGCGGACACGGTGGCGGCGTTCCTGTGGGACGTGCGCGAGACGCTGCGGCCCGAGCTGGAACTGGTCGCGGCGTCGGCGACGACCGACGCGGAGGGCTGGTCGGCGCTGCTCGGGGGCGCGCCGGTGGTGACGGCCGAGGGCGCCTCGTTCCCGGTGGAGACGGTGTGGGCGCCGCCGGCCCGGCCGGTGCGGCCGCCGCACGGGATGCGGGTGGATCCGGCGCTGCTCACGCATGTGGCGTCGGTGGTGCGCCGGGCGCTCGCGGAGCGGTCCGGGGACGTGCTGTGTTTTCTTCCCGGGGTCGGCGAGATCGCTCGGGTGGCGGGCCTGCTGGGCGCCCTGGGTGATGTCGAGGTGCTGCAGGTGCACGGGCGGGCGCCGGCCGCGGTGCAGGACGCGGTGCTCTCTCCCGGCGGGCGGCGCCGGGTGGTCCTGGCCACGGCGGTCGCGGAGTCGTCGCTGACGGTGCCGGGGGTGCGGGTCGTCGTGGACGCGGGTCTGGCGCGGGAGCCGCGGGTGGATCACGCGCGGGGGCTGAGCGCGCTGACGACGGTACGGGCGTCGCGGGCGTCCGGTACGCAGCGCGCGGGGCGGGCCGGGCGTGAGGCGCCCGGGTTCGTGTACCGCTGCTGGGACGAGGCGGAGGACGCCCGTCTTTCGCGCTTCCCGTCGCCGGAGATCAAGGTGGCGGATCTGACGGCGTTCGCGTTGCAGGCGGCGTGCTGGGGCAGCCCGGACGCGTCCGGGCTCGCTCTGCTCGACGCGCCGCCCGCCGGGGCGATGGCGGCGGCGCGGGAGGTCCTGACGGCGGTCGGTGCGGTGGAGCCGGACTCGGGGCGGGTCACGGACCGGGGCCGGCGTCTGTCCCGCCTCGGCCTGCACCCGCGGCTCGGCCGGGCGCTGCTCGACGCGGCGCCGGTGGTGACGGCGCGGCGGGCGGCGGAGGCGGTGGCCCTGCTGAGCGAGGAGCCGCCGCGCGAGTACGGGGACGATCTGGCCGGGGCGCTGCGGGCGGCGCGGCGCGGTGGTGACGCGTACGCGGGGCGGTGGCGTCAGGAGGTGCGGCGGCTGTCGTCGCTCGCGGGCGACTCCGCGCCGGAGGGCACCGGCGGTGGTCCGGCGCCTGCTCGGGGGCAGGCCGGGGACGAGTACGTCGTCGGGGTCGTCGCGGCGCTCGCGTTTCCCGAGCGGATCGCCCGTAAGGACAAGGGGTCGTGGCTCATGGTGTCCGGGACGCGGGCCGAGGCCGGGGACGGCAGCGCGCTGCGGGACGCGGCGTGGGTGGCCGTCGCGGTGGCGGACCGGCCGGTGGGCGCCGGGCACGCGCGTGTGCGGCTCGGGGCGGTCGTGGACGAGGACGTCGCACGGTGGGCGGCCGGCTCGCTGTACGGCGAGGGCGACGAAGTGGCGTGGGCGGGCGGGGAGTTGGTGGCCCGGCACGTGGAGCGGCTGGGGGCCGTCGAGCTGGCGGTGCGCCCGATCAGGGACCCCGCGCCCGGGCTCGTACGGGAAGGGCTGCTCGAGGGGCTGCGGCGGGAGGGGGTCGGGCTGCTGCGGTGGGACCGGGAGGCACGGGGGCTGCGGGAGCGGCTGGCGTTCCTGCGGCATCAGCTCGGGGATCCGTGGCCTGACGTGAGCGACGCGGCGTTGCTGGCGCGGGCCGACGAGTGGCTGGAGCCGGAGCTGGGCGCGGCGCGGCGGCGGGCCGATCTGGGGCGGATCGACGCGGGGCGGGCGCTGACGCGGCTGCTGCCGTGGGCGGGCGGTGAGGCGGCACGGCTCGACGAGCTGGCGCCGGAGCGGCTCGAGGTGCCGAGCGGTTCGCGGATCCGGGTCGACTACGGGGATCCGGAGCGGCCGGTGCTCGCGGTGAAGCTGCAGGAGATGTTCGGGCTGCAGGAGACACCGCGCCTGGCCGGGGTGCCGGTGCTCGTGCACCTGCTGTCCCCGGCCGGGCGTCCGGCGGCGGTGACCGCCGATCTGGCGTCGTTCTGGCGCGAGGGCTATCGCGCGGTGCGGGCCGATCTGCGTGGCCGGTACCCGAAGCATCCGTGGCCGGAGGACCCGGCGGCGGCCGAGGCGACCCGGTACACGAACGCGCGGCTCAGGCGCTGA
- a CDS encoding class I SAM-dependent methyltransferase, with product MQAHESLPAAPASSVDEDSTATRRDAGTGESSRANRGWWDRNADEYQIEHGTFLGDDRFVWGPEGLDEVEAELLGPAEELAGRDVLEIGAGAAQCSRWLAAQGARPVALDLSHRQLQHALRIDGGKVPLVEADAGALPFLDGSFDLACSAYGALPFVADPVRVLREVRRVLRPGGRFVFSVTHPIRWAFPDEPGPEGLSVAASYFDRTPYVEQDEEGRAVYVEHHRTVGDRVRDVVAAGFRLVDLVEPEWPAWNTQEWGGWSPLRGNLIPGTAIFVCERD from the coding sequence ATGCAAGCGCACGAGTCCCTGCCGGCGGCACCGGCGTCCTCCGTGGACGAGGATTCGACGGCCACCCGGCGCGACGCCGGCACGGGCGAGAGCTCCCGGGCCAACCGCGGCTGGTGGGACCGGAACGCGGACGAGTACCAGATCGAGCACGGCACCTTCCTCGGTGACGACCGCTTCGTGTGGGGCCCCGAGGGCCTCGACGAGGTGGAGGCCGAGCTGCTCGGCCCGGCGGAGGAGCTGGCCGGCCGCGACGTCCTGGAGATCGGCGCGGGCGCCGCCCAGTGCTCGCGCTGGCTCGCCGCGCAGGGCGCCCGCCCGGTGGCCCTCGACCTCTCGCACCGCCAGCTGCAGCACGCCCTGCGCATCGACGGCGGGAAGGTGCCCCTCGTCGAGGCGGACGCGGGGGCGCTCCCCTTCCTGGACGGCTCCTTCGACCTGGCCTGCTCCGCGTACGGGGCGCTGCCCTTCGTCGCCGACCCGGTCCGGGTACTGCGCGAGGTGCGCCGGGTGCTGCGGCCGGGCGGCCGCTTCGTCTTCTCCGTCACGCACCCGATCCGCTGGGCGTTCCCGGACGAGCCGGGCCCCGAGGGGCTGAGCGTCGCCGCGTCGTACTTCGACCGCACTCCTTATGTGGAGCAGGACGAGGAGGGGCGCGCCGTATATGTGGAGCACCACCGCACGGTCGGTGACCGGGTGCGGGACGTGGTCGCGGCCGGCTTCCGGCTCGTGGACCTCGTGGAACCGGAGTGGCCCGCGTGGAACACGCAGGAGTGGGGCGGCTGGTCGCCGCTGCGCGGGAACCTGATCCCGGGCACCGCCATCTTCGTGTGCGAGCGGGACTAG